A single region of the Procambarus clarkii isolate CNS0578487 chromosome 94, FALCON_Pclarkii_2.0, whole genome shotgun sequence genome encodes:
- the LOC138359982 gene encoding uncharacterized protein: MSNTRQASHRLKAHAGVSLKEIFPFSNCVPASSTPPGVFQPPSSDYPEVFSSLHIPKCVPASTSPNVFQPPHPQMCSSLHIPKCVPASTSPSVFQPPHPQVCSSLHIPKCVPASTSPSVFQPPHPQMCSSLHIPKCVPASTSPNVFQPPHPQMCSSLHIPKCVPASTSPNVFQPPRPQMCSSLHVPKCVPATTKALQPWRLEHQLASSPSDITPQTIVTRGH; encoded by the coding sequence ATGAGTAACACTCGGCAGGCCAGCCATAGGCTTAAGGCCCACGCCGGAGTATCACTGAAAGAAATCTTTCCATTCTCCAACTGTGTTccagcctcctccacacctccagGTGTATTCCAGCCTCCTTCTTCAGACTATCCTGAAGTGTTTTCCAGCCTCCACATCCCCAAATGTGTTCCAGCCTCCACATCCCCAAATGTGTTCCAGCCTCCACATCCCCAAATGTGTTCCAGCCTCCACATCCCCAAATGTGTTCCAGCCTCCACATCCCCAAGTGTGTTCCAGCCTCCACATCCCCAAGTGTGTTCCAGCCTCCACATCCCCAAGTGTGTTCCAGCCTCCACATCCCCAAGTGTGTTCCAGCCTCCACATCCCCAAATGTGTTCCAGCCTCCACATCCCCAAATGTGTTCCAGCCTCCACATCCCCAAATGTGTTCCAGCCTCCACATCCCCAAATGTGTTCCAGCCTCCACATCCCCAAATGTGTTCCAGCCTCCACGTCCCCAAATGTGTTCCAGCCTCCACGTCCCCAAATGTGTTCCAGCCTCCACGTCCCCAAGTGTGTTCCAGCGACAACAAAGGCGCTCCAGCCCTGGCGACTGGAGCACCAGCTTGCGTCTTCACCCTCAGACATAACACCTCAAACCATCGTCACCAGAGGCCACTAA
- the LOC138359983 gene encoding uncharacterized protein has protein sequence MSTGILELKVERQLTDRVLVPDRELVPDRVLVPDRVLVPDRVLVPDRVLVPDRVLVPDRGLVPDRELVPDRVLVPDRGLEPDRELVSDRELVPDRVLVPDRVLVPDRVLVPDRVLVPDRGLVPDRELVPDRVLVPDRGLEPDRELVSDRELVPDRVLVPDRVLVPDRVLVPDRGLVPDRELVPDRVLVPDRGLEPDRELVSDRELVPDRVLVPDRVLVPDRVLVPDRVLVPDRGLVPDRELVPDRVLVPDRGLEPDRELVSDRELVPDRVLVPDRVLVPDRVLVPDRVLVPDRGLVPDRGLVPDRVLVPDKHCLKLRFIEIDQAVGKVSLEKSEYTRYTQRREIENDQK, from the exons ATGTCGACAGGAATTTTAGAACTGAAGGTTGAGAG ACAGCTGACGGACAGAGTGCTTGTACCTGACAGAGAGCTTGTACCAGACAGAGTTCTTGTACCAGACAGAGTTCTTGTACCAGACAGAGTTCTTGTACCAGACAGAGTTCTTGTACCAGACAGAGTTCTTGTACCAGACAGAGGGCTTGTACCTGACAGAGAGCTTGTACCAGACAGAGTTCTTGTACCAGACAGAGGGCTTGAACCAGACAGAGAGCTTGTATCTGACAGAGAGCTTGTACCAGACAGAGTTCTTGTACCAGACAGAGTTCTTGTACCAGACAGAGTTCTTGTACCAGACAGAGTTCTTGTACCAGACAGAGGGCTTGTACCTGACAGAGAGCTTGTACCAGACAGAGTTCTTGTACCAGACAGAGGGCTTGAACCAGACAGAGAGCTTGTATCTGACAGAGAGCTTGTACCAGACAGAGTTCTTGTACCAGACAGAGTTCTTGTACCAGACAGAGTTCTTGTACCAGACAGAGGGCTTGTACCTGACAGAGAGCTTGTACCAGACAGAGTTCTTGTACCAGACAGAGGGCTTGAACCAGACAGAGAGCTTGTATCTGACAGAGAGCTTGTACCAGACAGAGTTCTTGTACCAGACAGAGTTCTTGTACCAGACAGAGTTCTTGTACCAGACAGAGTTCTTGTACCAGACAGAGGGCTTGTACCTGACAGAGAGCTTGTACCAGACAGAGTTCTTGTACCAGACAGAGGGCTTGAACCAGACAGAGAGCTTGTATCTGACAGAGAGCTTGTACCAGACAGAGTTCTTGTACCAGACAGAGTTCTTGTACCAGACAGAGTTCTTGTACCAGACAGAGTTCTTGTACCAGACAGAGGGCTTGTACCAGACAGAGGGCTTGTACCTGACAGAGTGCTTGTACCAGACAAGCATTGCTTGAAGCTCAGATTTATTGAAATCGATCAAGCTGTTGGTAAGGTCAGCTTGGAAAAATCTGAGTATACGAGGTATACACAAAGAAGAGAAATAGAAAATGATCAGAAGTAA